TATAAATATAAAACACTCACAAATCCATTCGTTAAAATATTAAAAACCAAAAAAAACACCAAAAAAATATGACAAAAAAGCTAGACATACTAAGTCTAAATATGAGGAAGTAAAAATAATCATTATTAAATTGTGAGCATAATCTCGGATTATGAAAAACAAAAAATAATTAACTTACATGATAATAAATATTCTTTTAGCCTTGCGGTATTCCCAAGGACGATATCAACATCCCCAAAAGGAATATACTTTAACGCTATGTTAACGGAGATTGCATGATTAAGAAGATCCCATTGATTATTGGAGGCGAAGTTCGAGACACGTCAGAACATGAAGTCCGCGAACTTACGCTTAACAATAACACCGTCAATGTACCTATCATTACAGACATTGATGCTGAGGCGATCACCTCACTAGAAATAGAAAATAGTTTAAATATCAACCAGATAGTTAACTTCTTGTATACTGTAGGGCAAAAGTGGAAGAGTGAGAACTACAACCGTCGACTGACTTATATTCGCGATCTAGTAAAGTTCATGGGCTACTCTCCTGAGATGGCAAAACTAGAAGCGAACTGGATTTCGATGATCCTATGTAGCAAAAGTGCGCTGTATGACATTGTTGAAAATGATCTCAGTTCTCGCCATATCGTTGATGAATGGCTTCCCCAAGGAGATTGCTATGTCAAGGCGTTGCCAAAAGGCAAGTCTATCCATTTATTAGCGGGTAACGTTCCGCTGTCAGGTGTGACATCTATCCTTCGCGCTATTCTAACTAAAAACGAATGCATCATTAAAACATCATCTGCAGATCCATTTACCGCAACCGCACTGGCTTCAAGTTTCATTGATGCCGATGCCGACCACCCAATTACTCGATCAATGTCGATCATGTATTGGTCACATAGTGAAGATATCACTATCCCAAAAAAAATCATGAGCTGCGCAGATGTGGTTGTGGCTTGGGGTGGCAACGATGCAATTAAATGGGCAACCAAGCATACCCCAGCACACGTTGATATTCTTAAATTTGGTCCAAAGAAAAGTATTTCTATTGTTGATAACCCAACAGATATTAAAGCGGCTGCCATTGGTGTTGCTCACGACATCTGTGTTTATGATCAACAAGCTTGTTTCTCTACCCAAGATATCTATTACATGGGTAACAATATCGATACTTTTTTTGCAGAGCTAACTCAGCAATTAAACATCTATAAAGACATACTGCCCAAAGGTGATCAATCTTTCGATGAAAAGGGCGCATTTTCTTTAACAGAAAGAGAATGTTTATTTGCCAAATATAAAGTGCAAAAAGGTGAAGAGCAGGCTTGGTTATTAACGCAATCTCCAGCGGGTTCATTCGGTAATCAACCATTATCTCGCTCTGCGTATATTCATCACGTGAAAGATATTTCGGAAATTACCCCCTATCTTCAAAATAATGTCACCCAAACAGTTTCAATTACGCCATGGGAAGCATCATTTAAATATAGAGATACATTAGCGGCACATGGTGCGGAACGTATTATTGAATCAGGTATGAATAATATATTTCGAGTTGGTGGCGCACATGATGGTATGCGTCCACTTCAGCGTCTCGTTAAATATATTTCACATGAAAGACCATCAACTTATACCACTAAAGATGTCGCTGTCAAAATAGAACAAACACGTTACCTAGAAGAAGATAAATTCCTCGTTTTTGTACCATAAAGAGAAATATTATGAACAATACTCAAACCTCAGCTCCTATTGATCACGTTATCAGCCTAGATGATAATCGCCACATCCGAGTATGGGAAACGCCACCTAAAAATCAAGAGGTTAAGCGTAACAATACGATTGTTATTGCAGCAGGTTTTGCCCGTCGAATGGATCATTTTGCTGGCCTTGCTGAATATTTAGCAAATAATGGTTTTCATGTTATTCGTTATGATTCATTAAATCATGTTGGCTTAAGTAGTGGTGAAATTAATCAGTTTTCTATGTCTGTTGGTAAACAAAGTTTATTAACAGTCGTTGATTGGCTAAAAGATCGTGGTATTAATGAAATTGGACTGATTGCTTCAAGTCTTTCTGCTCGTATTGCCTATGATGTTGCTGCTGAGATTAAATTATCATTCCTAATCACAGCAGTGGGTGTTGTTAATTTAAGAAGCACACTTGAGAAAGCACTTGATTATGATTATCTACAGATGGAAATTAATGATATCCCTGAAGATTTAAATTTCGAAGGTTATAACTTAGGCTCAAAAGTCTTTGTGACTGACTGTTTTGATAATAGTTGGGATACATTAGATTCAACGGTAAATAAAACTAAAGATCTAGATATTCCTTTTATTGCCTTTGTTTCAAATGGCGATGATTGGGTCTGCAAAGAAGAAGTGAAACACTTAATCGGAAATATCAACTCAGATAAAACCAAAATTTACTCATTAATTGGTTCATCGCATGATTTAGGTGAGAACCTGATCGTCCTACGTAATTTCTACCAATCGGTAACGAAAGCCGCAATAGGCTTAGACAGTGAAGTACTCGATTTAGTAGACGATATTAGTGAGCCAAACTTTGAAGATCTCACCATTATTACAGTTAATGAACGTCGTTTAAAAAATAAAATTGAAAACGAAATGTTCGCTAACGCTTAAACCAATACATATTTAATTCATTAAAAGGAAAAGATAATGAAATTTGGCAATATTTGTTTCTCATACCAGCCACCAGGTGAATCTCATAAAGACGTCATGGATCGTTTTGTTCGACTTGGCGTTGCTTCAGAAGAATTAAACTTCGATACCTTTTGGACGCTTGAACACCACTTCACTGAATTTGGTCTAACCGGTAACCTATATGTAGCTTGTGCCAATATTCTTGGCCGTACCAAAAAACTTAACGTTGGTACCATGGGTATCGTACTTCCAACAGCTCACCCTGCGCGTCAAATGGAAGATCTAATGCTACTGGATCAAATGTCAAAAGGTCGTTTTAATTTTGGCGTAGTGCGTGGTTTATACCATAAAGATTTTCGGGTATTCGGTGTTACGATGGAAGACTCCCGTTCGATCACTGAAGATTTCCATAAAATGATCATGGACGGCTCAAAATCAGGCGTTTTACACACTGATGGTAAAAATATTGAATTCCAAGATGTAAATGTCTATCCAGAAGCCTACTCAGACAAAATCCCTACTTGTATGACTGCCGAATCTGCCGCGACAACAACGTGGTTAGCAGAACGTGGTTTGCCTATGGTGCTAAGTTGGATCATCACGACCAGCGAGAAAAAAGCACAGATGGAACTGTACAATGAAATTGCAACTGAACATGGCCACGATATTAAGAATATCGACCACAGTATGACCTTCATCTGTTCTGTTAATGACGATCAAGAAAAAGCAGAAAGTGTATGTCGTGACTTCTTATCAAACTGGTATGACTCATACACAAATGCGACAAATATCTTTAAAGACAGTAACCAAACTCGTGGTTATGACTACCACAAAGGCCAATGGCGTGACTTTGTACTACAAGGCCATACCGATAGCCGCCGTCGTCTTGATTACAGTAATAACCTTAACCCTGTTGGCACACCTGAAAAATGTATTGAAATCATGCAACGCGATATTGATGCAACAGGGATTAAAAATATTACCCTTGGTTTTGAAGCAAACGGTTCAGAGCAAGAAATCATTGCTTCTATGGAACGCTTTATGACACAAGTGGCGCCATACCTAAAAGATCCGAAATAAACCACTAGATTTAACATCTTGAATTAAATGATAAATAAGGAAAATAACATGAATTTTGGATTATTCTTTCTAAACTTTCAGCTTAAAGGTATGACATCTGAAGACGTACTCGACAACATGATCGATACTGTTGCATTGGTCGATAAAGACGAGTATCACTTCAATACCGCTTTCATTAACGAACACCATTTTTCTAAAAACGGTATCGTAGGTGCTCCTATCACGGCAGCAAGCTTTTTACTCGGTTTAACTGAACGCCTTCATATTGGTTCATTGAATCAAGTGATCACCACTCACCACCCAGTCCGTATTGCAGAAGAAGCTAGCTTACTTGATCAAATGTCAGATGGGCGTTTTATTCTTGGGTTAAGTGATTGTGTTAGTGATTTCGAGATGGACTTCTTTAAACGCCAACGAGACAGCCAACAACAACAATTCGAAGCCTGTTACGAAATTCTAAATGACGGTATCACTACCAACTACTGTTATGCGAATAATGACTTTTATAACTTCCCAAAAATCTCTATCAACCCACACTGTATTAGTAAAGAAAACCTAAAACAGTATATTTTAGCGACCAGCATGGGCGTGGTGGAATGGGCTGCGAAAAAAGGGTTACCACTGACTTACCGCTGGAGTGATACGCTGGCAGAAAAAGAAAATTACTATCAACGTTATTTAACTGTCGCCGCTGAAAATAATGTCGACATTACTCATGTTGATCACCAATTCCCATTACTTGTTAACATTAATCCGGATCGTGATATTGCTAAACAAGAAATGCGTGACTATATCCGTGGTTATATTGCTGAAGCTTACCCAAATACAGATCAAGAAGAAAAAATTGAAGAGCTAATTAAGCAACATGCGGTTGGTACAGAAGATGAATATTATGAATCATCTAAATATGCTTTAGAAAAAACAGGTTCAAAGAATGTATTGCTATCTTTTGAATCAATGAAAAATAAAGCCGCTGTCATCGACCTTATTAATATGGTTAATGAAAAAATCAAGAAAAATCTATAATAATAAATAACAGGATAATAAAAATGACAAAATGGAATTATGGCGTCTTCTTCCTTAATTTTTACCATGTAGGACAGCAAGAGCCATCATTAACCATGAGCAATGCGTTAGAAACATTACGTATTATAGATGAAGATACATCTATCTATGATGTTGTTGCATTTAGCGAACACCACATAGATAAAAGCTACAATGATGAAACGAAATTAGCGCCATTTGTTAGCCTTGGCAAACAAATTCATGTTTTAGCCACCAGCCCTGAAACGGTTGTAAAAGCGGCTAAATATGGGATGCCACTACTGTTTAAATGGGATGATAGTCAACAAAAGCGTATCGAATTATTAAACCATTACCAAGCAGCTGCGGCTAAATTTAATGTCGATATTGTAGGTGTTCGTCATCGATTAATGTTATTTGTCAATGTTAATGACAACCCAACGCAAGCCAAAGCTGAGCTTAGCATTTACTTAGAAGATTACCTCTCTTACACCCAAGCAGAAACATCCATTGATGAAATCATCAATAGCAATGCTGCAGGTAACTTCGATACGTGTTTACATCACGTTGCTGAAATGGCTCAAGGTTTAAATAATAAAGTCGATTTCTTATTTTGCTTTGAATCGATGAAAGATCAAGAGAATAAAAAATCACTAATGATTAACTTTGATAAACGCGTTATTAATTATAGAAAAGAACACAACCTTAACTAATTCAGTTAAGTCAATTTAAATTAAAACTTCGTCAATCATTGTCATTATTAATGGCAGTGTGGCTTCTTACGCTGCCATTAAATTTTTTATTAAGGTGTAATATGACTACTTTATTAGATATTGATACTAACGATATTATTGTTAGTTCAGAACTCGATGATATTAT
This genomic window from Photobacterium angustum contains:
- a CDS encoding aldehyde dehydrogenase family protein, with translation MIKKIPLIIGGEVRDTSEHEVRELTLNNNTVNVPIITDIDAEAITSLEIENSLNINQIVNFLYTVGQKWKSENYNRRLTYIRDLVKFMGYSPEMAKLEANWISMILCSKSALYDIVENDLSSRHIVDEWLPQGDCYVKALPKGKSIHLLAGNVPLSGVTSILRAILTKNECIIKTSSADPFTATALASSFIDADADHPITRSMSIMYWSHSEDITIPKKIMSCADVVVAWGGNDAIKWATKHTPAHVDILKFGPKKSISIVDNPTDIKAAAIGVAHDICVYDQQACFSTQDIYYMGNNIDTFFAELTQQLNIYKDILPKGDQSFDEKGAFSLTERECLFAKYKVQKGEEQAWLLTQSPAGSFGNQPLSRSAYIHHVKDISEITPYLQNNVTQTVSITPWEASFKYRDTLAAHGAERIIESGMNNIFRVGGAHDGMRPLQRLVKYISHERPSTYTTKDVAVKIEQTRYLEEDKFLVFVP
- a CDS encoding alkanal monooxygenase; protein product: MNFGLFFLNFQLKGMTSEDVLDNMIDTVALVDKDEYHFNTAFINEHHFSKNGIVGAPITAASFLLGLTERLHIGSLNQVITTHHPVRIAEEASLLDQMSDGRFILGLSDCVSDFEMDFFKRQRDSQQQQFEACYEILNDGITTNYCYANNDFYNFPKISINPHCISKENLKQYILATSMGVVEWAAKKGLPLTYRWSDTLAEKENYYQRYLTVAAENNVDITHVDHQFPLLVNINPDRDIAKQEMRDYIRGYIAEAYPNTDQEEKIEELIKQHAVGTEDEYYESSKYALEKTGSKNVLLSFESMKNKAAVIDLINMVNEKIKKNL
- a CDS encoding alkanal monooxygenase translates to MKFGNICFSYQPPGESHKDVMDRFVRLGVASEELNFDTFWTLEHHFTEFGLTGNLYVACANILGRTKKLNVGTMGIVLPTAHPARQMEDLMLLDQMSKGRFNFGVVRGLYHKDFRVFGVTMEDSRSITEDFHKMIMDGSKSGVLHTDGKNIEFQDVNVYPEAYSDKIPTCMTAESAATTTWLAERGLPMVLSWIITTSEKKAQMELYNEIATEHGHDIKNIDHSMTFICSVNDDQEKAESVCRDFLSNWYDSYTNATNIFKDSNQTRGYDYHKGQWRDFVLQGHTDSRRRLDYSNNLNPVGTPEKCIEIMQRDIDATGIKNITLGFEANGSEQEIIASMERFMTQVAPYLKDPK
- a CDS encoding LLM class flavin-dependent oxidoreductase, with the protein product MTKWNYGVFFLNFYHVGQQEPSLTMSNALETLRIIDEDTSIYDVVAFSEHHIDKSYNDETKLAPFVSLGKQIHVLATSPETVVKAAKYGMPLLFKWDDSQQKRIELLNHYQAAAAKFNVDIVGVRHRLMLFVNVNDNPTQAKAELSIYLEDYLSYTQAETSIDEIINSNAAGNFDTCLHHVAEMAQGLNNKVDFLFCFESMKDQENKKSLMINFDKRVINYRKEHNLN
- a CDS encoding acyl transferase, encoding MNNTQTSAPIDHVISLDDNRHIRVWETPPKNQEVKRNNTIVIAAGFARRMDHFAGLAEYLANNGFHVIRYDSLNHVGLSSGEINQFSMSVGKQSLLTVVDWLKDRGINEIGLIASSLSARIAYDVAAEIKLSFLITAVGVVNLRSTLEKALDYDYLQMEINDIPEDLNFEGYNLGSKVFVTDCFDNSWDTLDSTVNKTKDLDIPFIAFVSNGDDWVCKEEVKHLIGNINSDKTKIYSLIGSSHDLGENLIVLRNFYQSVTKAAIGLDSEVLDLVDDISEPNFEDLTIITVNERRLKNKIENEMFANA